One stretch of Acidobacteriota bacterium DNA includes these proteins:
- the murB gene encoding UDP-N-acetylmuramate dehydrogenase yields MVEQPSVSPDIPIAALVAAFGPNLQFARDLAPLTSFKTGGRARYFVSANTAGEIARAVVGAGRLGIPFFLLGGGSNVLVSDEGFGGLVIKVDVRGMKLLPGHAIESGAGEDLMTLVDFATANSLTGLEFAAGIWGSVGGAICGNAGAFGGEIGSVVAEITLVDRQGEIKTVTPEYCRFGYRDSLLKSTGEVVVTVRLRLEPGEPSAIRSRVDEILNQREIRHPVTGKSAGCFFKNIPDPSQPNGKLAAGKLLEEAGAKDLSVGDARVFDLHANIIVNDGEATSKDIRALADKMKESVSRKFGIELQDEVIQVGEF; encoded by the coding sequence ATGGTTGAGCAGCCTTCAGTTAGCCCAGACATACCGATAGCTGCCCTGGTTGCTGCATTCGGTCCCAACCTGCAATTCGCACGGGATCTGGCCCCCCTGACCAGCTTCAAAACCGGTGGTCGGGCACGCTATTTCGTGTCGGCCAATACTGCCGGTGAGATCGCCAGGGCCGTGGTCGGAGCCGGGCGCCTTGGTATTCCGTTCTTTCTGCTTGGCGGCGGCTCCAACGTACTGGTTTCCGATGAGGGTTTCGGCGGCCTGGTCATCAAGGTCGACGTTCGCGGCATGAAGCTGCTGCCCGGCCATGCGATTGAATCGGGAGCCGGCGAGGACCTGATGACGCTGGTTGATTTTGCCACCGCCAACTCTCTTACCGGGCTTGAGTTCGCGGCGGGAATCTGGGGTTCGGTCGGAGGGGCAATATGCGGCAACGCCGGAGCCTTCGGGGGAGAAATCGGCTCGGTTGTCGCCGAGATCACGCTCGTGGACCGTCAGGGCGAGATCAAGACGGTTACTCCTGAGTACTGCCGCTTTGGTTATCGCGACTCCCTGCTCAAGTCCACCGGTGAGGTGGTGGTGACGGTCAGGCTCCGGCTTGAGCCTGGAGAGCCGAGTGCCATCCGGTCGCGGGTCGATGAGATACTGAATCAGCGTGAAATCCGGCACCCGGTCACCGGCAAGTCGGCGGGTTGCTTCTTCAAAAACATCCCCGACCCCTCGCAGCCGAACGGCAAGCTCGCGGCAGGCAAGCTACTGGAGGAGGCCGGGGCCAAGGACCTGTCCGTCGGTGATGCCAGGGTTTTTGACTTACACGCGAATATCATCGTTAACGACGGTGAGGCTACCTCGAAAGATATTCGTGCGCTGGCCGATAAAATGAAGGAGAGTGTGAGCCGGAAGTTCGGCATTGAGCTACAGGATGAAGTAATCCAGGTCGGCGAATTCTAA
- the sprA gene encoding cell surface protein SprA, whose amino-acid sequence MNDKFRRIAFIPVLVLAAAATIPCPAGAETGFQATLSDPPRVVSAYDETADRFSAAMYPLSRAVLSRILLYSPTLDSASFEQRYLKFNTHYQQDLHLVPVSVDADQFLNYRTRVMERRNRSELVQKSIQQARAGSRGSGLSIGVALPERFDRIFGEGGGNLRVSGYRRITFSGRSQWTDVANTDNVQQSRFPSLNMEQISAFQITGTIGTKITVKVSQDSQTDIPLANRIQIRYKGDDDDVLKVIEAGNTNLSLPNTRFVGYSSRIQGLFGVKAEAQLGDLRLIGIASQEKGSSERASISATGEENATYIRDYQYVEGRIFDLGYEGEFNPQDSVRSIHVFEHDKRDSIQSVVARLSMDPSVSTGSYDSLRVKEIDGTQYEIRHDARRNLHFIAFNSPRREALALYMEIDRYDDNGFIRRDTIGRMGGEPYDLRYLRALDVDYTPSHPTWSLMWRNCYRIPRGASAEDLNIKVLKALPGREGTSSALDYQAGGTSSRNFYLEILGLDQYNRLGDKTPDNIIDERSLIFEPEWGLVIFPNRTPFASDTVFVDKSGSQSAKLAKPVPTIYYYTSPSEKSEYSEYYIQVSTMARSSVIRLNRANIIEGSERVTLNGQLLQRDSDYKIDYGFGQVTLLTDEATDPNADVDIEFEYAPFLAVQKKTLLGLRAEYEYSNNLRFGSTVLYKSDKAQDRKPRVGQETAQALILDFDASFRLNPSFITSAIDALPLITTEATSTINVSGEIAQSRPNPNVDGVAYIDDFEGSQDRLSLGTTRATWTHSSMPAIDTASWDFQRGKLIWHNVPPIPWDEVYKSETKPGEGALRPLRLIFRPKNVTYTLGPDSVTVDTTYTHSWGGILRYFGSRIDPKRVQLFEVRARGSGVLHFDFGIINEDIDGNRTLNTEDIDGNGSVDKYEDVGLDGVANEKEVDEFGNKYDPLDNPDPKGDNWWFEGDWPPPVPSSRYQDHEQAFRDSVENENSLLHYEWVNGTEANRNDPTALGIPDEEKLGSVFEEDNSYFSFHINLDTLVSDTFLVKDSKNDAGWRTYQIPIWDPLALDTPVVSLYDDGSTAPDPDWARISHVRVWLETDENSSEPVVSEIASWHFVQANWQDSLIIDSANMTDSGLPPKSKFYVASVSDEENVNFKPPEGVEGYYDKVNKITEAQRALALVYEDLQPNDIGLVTRSLVTVERYSGYRRLEMFVHGPDNAGTDSMLFFFRVGRDLSNFYEYHVILDTGWHANNRVDMDFNVATALKDAAQRGQKDAQTPVDTTAGPYRVVGQPNINEARLFAVGVVNLGDSATSGQVWLDELRVTDVRKDVGTAARLNVSGTMADLISYQFSIENKDAYFRGLSSATRGGSNQNLGSGASESKFSSSVTVQLHKFLPRSWNANLPVQFSYNKSTSTPLLRTNSDIVLPEEVRKAEKSLNESRRFSVSESFGYKGRNPLFSVLLNRQKVSFSYTRTFRTSVNNPYSFAENYNARSEYDMGMKTPVGLRVFAWTKWIPILKKTRDSKLYLFPNNWRWTGTFNRSMSITEDQDRNRRSSLRRDFDGRMNMSYKIFDNLTTSLTYSTKRDLSDPDLVRLSLKDPKLGLETNYNQSFKANYDASLVSFISSKLQYTAAYNDNWDRSSESLNSGLSRSWSVGGSFRHLDLLGGSARRGGLTRTVRGGARGAPSEPTEAKGKPFYDPALAVLRFLTGWINPLSYNYSESYKNSVPAMLERPSLGYRFGLSDESDVPRITNSRSPSANEGIGYDLGSGFKLLGGIATDVSFRRNITRDLIKVSGDRLERRSTGWPELGIRISQFTYFPLIKKFLNSFIRIFSPRTGFSRQINEDYNIDGGFVTSRTETIGRNPVLALNFKVLRALSITGSYTLTNALSERFNPTNGKLQSETRSTKKTLAFTSKYSFSSPGGIGIPLLGRLKFKSTMSISVNVQFNADRSETKQVGGNWAVGTDKSKFSVSPDIKYQFSQQIQGGLTGRWEDSNDIKSNRKSHIRELRISAEIRF is encoded by the coding sequence GTGAACGACAAGTTTCGCAGAATCGCGTTCATCCCGGTGCTCGTGTTGGCGGCCGCGGCCACGATCCCGTGTCCGGCCGGCGCCGAGACGGGATTTCAGGCCACGTTAAGCGACCCTCCCCGGGTGGTGTCTGCCTATGACGAGACCGCGGATCGGTTCTCAGCAGCCATGTATCCGCTGTCCCGGGCAGTGCTCTCCCGTATTCTCCTGTACTCACCCACCCTTGATTCCGCCAGTTTTGAACAACGGTATCTCAAGTTCAACACCCACTATCAGCAAGACCTGCATCTTGTGCCGGTCTCGGTTGACGCTGACCAGTTCCTAAACTACCGAACCAGGGTTATGGAGCGGCGGAACCGTAGTGAACTCGTTCAGAAGTCGATCCAGCAGGCCCGCGCCGGGAGCCGCGGTTCCGGCCTGTCCATCGGCGTAGCTCTTCCGGAACGGTTCGACCGTATTTTCGGCGAGGGCGGCGGTAACCTTCGCGTGTCCGGCTATCGCCGGATAACGTTCTCCGGGCGGTCGCAATGGACGGACGTGGCCAACACCGACAACGTTCAGCAGTCGAGGTTCCCGTCTCTGAACATGGAGCAGATTTCGGCCTTTCAGATCACGGGAACGATCGGCACCAAGATCACGGTCAAGGTGTCCCAGGACAGCCAGACGGATATCCCGCTGGCCAACCGCATCCAGATCCGGTACAAGGGGGATGACGACGACGTCCTCAAGGTCATTGAGGCGGGCAACACCAACCTGTCTCTGCCCAATACGAGGTTTGTCGGATACAGTTCGCGGATTCAAGGTTTGTTCGGCGTCAAAGCCGAGGCCCAGCTTGGGGACCTGCGCCTGATCGGCATTGCCTCGCAGGAGAAAGGCTCCTCGGAGCGCGCCTCGATTTCCGCTACCGGCGAGGAGAACGCTACCTACATTCGTGACTACCAGTACGTTGAAGGCCGTATTTTTGACCTCGGATACGAAGGCGAATTCAACCCGCAGGACAGCGTGCGCTCGATTCACGTTTTTGAGCACGACAAGCGTGACAGCATCCAGTCCGTCGTGGCCCGTCTCTCGATGGACCCCTCGGTGAGCACCGGTTCCTACGATTCGCTGCGCGTCAAGGAGATCGACGGCACGCAGTATGAAATCAGGCACGATGCCAGACGCAATCTGCACTTCATTGCCTTCAACAGCCCGCGCCGCGAAGCGCTGGCGCTGTATATGGAAATCGACCGCTATGATGACAACGGCTTTATCCGTCGAGACACGATCGGCCGAATGGGAGGCGAGCCCTATGACCTGAGATACCTGCGCGCCCTGGATGTCGACTATACTCCCAGCCACCCCACCTGGTCCCTGATGTGGCGGAACTGCTATCGCATCCCGCGCGGGGCCAGCGCCGAGGACCTCAACATCAAAGTTCTCAAAGCGCTGCCCGGGCGCGAAGGGACCTCCTCGGCGCTCGACTATCAGGCGGGCGGTACCTCGTCCAGAAACTTCTACCTGGAGATACTCGGCCTCGACCAGTACAACCGTCTGGGCGACAAGACGCCCGACAACATCATAGATGAGCGTTCCCTCATCTTTGAACCGGAGTGGGGGCTCGTTATTTTCCCGAACCGGACACCCTTTGCTTCTGACACGGTGTTTGTCGACAAGAGCGGCAGTCAATCGGCGAAGCTCGCAAAACCGGTCCCTACCATCTACTACTACACGTCCCCGTCGGAGAAATCGGAGTACAGCGAGTACTATATTCAGGTTTCGACCATGGCTCGCAGTTCGGTTATCAGGCTGAACCGCGCCAATATCATCGAGGGCTCAGAGCGTGTCACGCTGAACGGTCAGTTGCTCCAGAGAGATAGTGACTACAAGATTGACTACGGTTTTGGCCAGGTCACACTGTTGACTGACGAGGCGACCGATCCTAATGCCGACGTCGACATCGAGTTTGAGTACGCCCCCTTCCTGGCGGTGCAGAAAAAGACACTGCTGGGTCTCCGGGCCGAGTACGAGTACAGCAACAATCTGAGATTCGGTTCGACCGTCCTGTACAAGTCCGACAAGGCGCAGGACCGCAAGCCGCGCGTAGGGCAGGAGACGGCGCAGGCCCTGATTCTCGATTTCGACGCCAGCTTCAGGCTTAATCCTTCCTTCATCACCTCGGCCATTGACGCCCTTCCGCTGATCACGACCGAAGCCACGTCGACTATCAACGTGTCAGGCGAAATCGCGCAGTCGCGCCCCAACCCCAATGTCGATGGTGTCGCCTATATTGACGATTTCGAGGGCTCGCAGGATCGGCTGAGCCTCGGGACGACGCGCGCCACCTGGACGCACTCGTCAATGCCGGCGATCGATACGGCGAGTTGGGACTTCCAACGCGGTAAGCTGATCTGGCACAACGTTCCGCCCATTCCGTGGGACGAAGTTTACAAGAGTGAAACGAAACCGGGCGAGGGTGCCCTGCGGCCCCTCCGGCTGATTTTCCGGCCGAAGAACGTCACCTACACGCTCGGCCCGGATTCCGTCACCGTGGATACGACGTACACGCACTCGTGGGGCGGCATCCTGCGCTACTTCGGCAGCCGCATCGATCCCAAGCGGGTGCAGTTGTTCGAGGTTCGTGCGCGCGGCTCCGGAGTGCTGCATTTCGATTTTGGCATCATCAACGAGGACATCGACGGCAACCGGACGTTGAATACCGAGGACATCGACGGCAATGGGAGCGTGGACAAGTACGAGGACGTCGGACTCGACGGCGTGGCGAACGAAAAGGAAGTTGATGAATTCGGCAACAAGTACGATCCGCTGGACAACCCGGATCCGAAGGGCGACAACTGGTGGTTTGAAGGGGACTGGCCGCCTCCCGTGCCTTCCTCGCGGTACCAGGACCACGAACAGGCGTTCCGCGACTCGGTCGAGAACGAGAACTCTCTTCTCCATTACGAGTGGGTCAACGGTACCGAGGCCAACCGCAATGACCCGACGGCGCTGGGTATCCCCGACGAGGAGAAGCTGGGCAGCGTGTTCGAGGAAGACAACTCGTATTTCTCTTTCCATATCAACCTTGATACCCTGGTCAGTGACACCTTCCTCGTCAAGGACTCCAAGAACGATGCCGGATGGAGAACCTATCAGATCCCGATATGGGATCCCCTGGCCCTCGATACCCCGGTCGTCTCGCTGTACGATGACGGGTCGACGGCGCCCGATCCGGACTGGGCGAGAATCAGCCATGTGCGCGTCTGGCTGGAAACCGACGAAAACTCGTCTGAGCCGGTGGTCTCGGAGATAGCCTCCTGGCACTTCGTTCAGGCCAACTGGCAGGATTCCCTGATCATCGATTCGGCCAACATGACGGACTCCGGCCTGCCCCCGAAATCCAAGTTCTACGTGGCCTCGGTCAGTGACGAGGAAAACGTCAACTTCAAACCGCCCGAGGGCGTCGAGGGCTACTATGACAAGGTCAACAAGATCACGGAGGCTCAGCGGGCGCTGGCGCTCGTCTACGAGGACCTTCAGCCCAACGACATCGGGCTGGTTACCCGGAGCCTCGTCACGGTGGAGCGGTATTCCGGCTATCGCCGGCTGGAGATGTTCGTCCACGGGCCGGATAATGCCGGGACCGATTCCATGCTATTCTTCTTCCGTGTCGGGCGCGATCTGAGCAATTTCTACGAGTACCACGTAATTCTCGACACCGGCTGGCACGCCAACAATCGCGTCGATATGGACTTTAATGTCGCCACTGCCCTGAAGGACGCCGCCCAGAGAGGACAAAAGGACGCCCAGACACCGGTGGATACGACCGCCGGGCCATACCGTGTGGTGGGACAGCCGAACATCAACGAGGCGCGGCTCTTTGCCGTGGGCGTGGTCAATCTCGGTGACTCAGCCACCAGTGGACAGGTGTGGCTGGACGAGTTGCGCGTCACCGACGTGCGCAAGGACGTAGGTACGGCCGCCCGGCTCAACGTGAGCGGCACTATGGCTGACCTGATCAGCTACCAGTTCAGCATCGAGAACAAAGATGCTTACTTCCGCGGTCTTTCGTCGGCCACGCGCGGAGGATCAAACCAGAACCTGGGCAGTGGCGCCTCCGAGAGTAAGTTTTCCTCCAGTGTCACCGTCCAGCTTCACAAGTTCCTGCCGCGATCGTGGAACGCCAACCTACCCGTCCAGTTCTCTTACAACAAATCCACCTCGACGCCGCTGCTGCGCACAAACTCCGACATTGTCCTGCCCGAAGAAGTCCGGAAGGCCGAAAAATCTCTGAACGAAAGTCGACGCTTCAGTGTCTCCGAGTCGTTCGGGTACAAGGGCAGAAACCCGCTCTTCAGCGTTCTTCTGAACCGTCAGAAGGTCAGCTTTTCATATACTCGCACCTTCCGGACGTCGGTCAATAACCCTTACAGCTTTGCCGAGAACTACAATGCCCGTTCCGAGTATGACATGGGCATGAAGACACCCGTTGGCCTCCGGGTTTTTGCCTGGACCAAATGGATTCCCATTCTCAAGAAGACCCGTGACTCAAAGCTGTACCTGTTTCCCAACAACTGGCGCTGGACAGGTACGTTCAATCGCTCCATGTCCATCACCGAAGATCAGGACCGTAATCGCCGGTCCTCCCTGCGGCGCGATTTTGACGGTCGCATGAACATGAGCTACAAGATCTTTGACAACCTGACAACTTCGCTCACGTATTCCACCAAGCGCGACCTTTCCGACCCCGACCTGGTGAGGCTCTCGCTGAAGGATCCCAAGCTCGGCCTGGAGACGAACTACAACCAGTCGTTCAAAGCCAACTACGATGCCTCGCTGGTCTCGTTTATCAGTTCAAAGTTGCAGTACACTGCGGCGTACAATGACAACTGGGATCGCTCTTCGGAGTCCCTGAATTCCGGCCTGTCGCGAAGCTGGTCCGTGGGCGGGTCGTTCCGGCACCTTGACCTCCTTGGCGGTTCGGCGCGACGTGGCGGGTTGACACGCACCGTCCGGGGCGGTGCCCGCGGGGCGCCGTCGGAGCCGACCGAAGCGAAGGGTAAGCCCTTCTATGATCCAGCCCTGGCGGTGCTGCGCTTTCTGACCGGTTGGATTAACCCGCTCAGCTACAATTATTCCGAGAGCTACAAGAATTCGGTACCGGCCATGCTGGAGCGGCCGTCACTGGGATATCGATTCGGCCTGAGTGATGAGTCCGATGTTCCGCGAATCACCAACAGCCGCAGTCCCTCGGCCAATGAGGGGATCGGGTATGACCTGGGATCCGGTTTCAAACTGTTGGGCGGCATCGCCACCGATGTCAGCTTTAGGCGGAACATCACTCGAGATCTGATCAAGGTCAGCGGAGACCGTCTGGAACGCCGGTCAACCGGCTGGCCTGAACTGGGTATCCGCATCAGTCAGTTTACGTACTTCCCGCTTATCAAGAAATTTCTCAATTCCTTTATCAGGATATTCTCGCCGCGCACCGGCTTCAGCCGGCAGATCAACGAAGACTACAATATCGACGGCGGCTTTGTCACGAGTCGGACTGAGACCATCGGCCGCAACCCCGTTCTGGCGCTTAATTTCAAGGTGCTCCGCGCACTGTCCATCACCGGCTCCTATACGCTGACGAATGCCCTTTCGGAGCGATTCAACCCCACCAACGGCAAACTGCAATCTGAGACACGGTCGACGAAAAAGACCCTTGCTTTCACTTCAAAGTATTCCTTCAGTTCCCCGGGCGGTATCGGTATACCGCTGCTTGGCCGGTTGAAGTTCAAATCCACGATGTCGATCAGCGTCAACGTACAGTTCAACGCCGACAGGAGCGAAACCAAGCAGGTCGGCGGCAACTGGGCGGTGGGTACTGATAAGTCGAAGTTCTCCGTCAGCCCCGACATCAAGTATCAGTTCAGCCAACAGATTCAGGGCGGGTTGACGGGCCGCTGGGAGGACTCCAACGACATCAAGTCGAACCGCAAGAGTCACATCCGGGAGTTGCGGATATCGGCGGAAATCCGCTTCTAA
- a CDS encoding M28 family peptidase yields MLRSVLLQCFVMSLMFGCSKQDVVPPEFNGQRAFSYLVGQVEFGPRVPGTEASEACRSYLVRHFQSLSFEVDSQSFSFYDPYSRSDVPLVNVIARFHGTDDAARSIVLMAHYDSRPRTDYAFDSTLRDQPIDGANDGASGVAVLMELGNLMAERPPRCNLDLVLVDGEDWGRLGDDEYYLLGSRHFAASGIRDRYRFGIVVDMVGDANQEIFREEFSQKFVTELNDFVWSTARQLNLSTFQDTTRHAMMDDHLSLNVGGVPAVLIVDFDYPYWHTEYDRPDRCSAESLENVGRLLAQIVYTSSWPKLK; encoded by the coding sequence ATGCTGAGGTCCGTCCTGCTACAGTGCTTTGTCATGTCACTCATGTTCGGTTGTTCAAAACAAGACGTCGTGCCGCCTGAGTTCAACGGCCAACGTGCCTTTAGTTACCTGGTCGGCCAGGTCGAATTCGGACCACGGGTGCCCGGCACCGAGGCGTCCGAAGCCTGCCGGAGCTACCTTGTCCGGCATTTTCAGTCGCTGAGCTTCGAGGTCGACTCTCAATCGTTCTCGTTTTACGATCCATACTCGCGCAGTGACGTCCCACTGGTCAACGTCATAGCCCGGTTTCACGGGACCGACGATGCGGCGCGCAGCATCGTGCTGATGGCTCACTACGACAGTCGCCCGCGCACCGACTACGCCTTTGATTCCACTCTCAGGGATCAGCCCATTGACGGTGCCAATGACGGCGCGTCAGGGGTGGCGGTGCTCATGGAACTCGGCAATCTCATGGCGGAAAGGCCGCCCCGGTGCAACCTCGACCTTGTTCTCGTCGACGGAGAGGACTGGGGCCGTTTGGGCGATGACGAGTACTATCTGCTGGGCTCCAGGCACTTTGCCGCCTCGGGGATTCGCGACCGGTATCGTTTCGGCATTGTCGTCGATATGGTCGGTGATGCCAACCAGGAGATTTTCCGCGAGGAGTTCTCGCAGAAGTTTGTTACCGAGCTGAACGATTTCGTCTGGAGCACGGCCAGGCAACTGAACCTCTCGACCTTTCAGGATACCACCCGGCATGCCATGATGGATGACCACCTGTCGCTGAACGTCGGCGGCGTGCCGGCCGTGCTGATAGTGGATTTCGACTACCCTTACTGGCATACGGAGTACGATCGCCCGGATCGGTGTTCGGCCGAGTCGCTCGAGAACGTCGGCCGCCTGCTGGCGCAGATCGTCTACACATCGTCATGGCCAAAACTGAAATAA
- the selA gene encoding L-seryl-tRNA(Sec) selenium transferase — translation MAKTEITRLRDFPSVEELLQAPSLRREIASLPRPVAAEIVKQTVASFKTRLKGQAAGITVEELHGALRTRLTQAKRREIRRVINASGIIVHTNLGRAPLSEELFDAVKETVLGYGNVEFDLDRGARGERGSACESYLATLSGAEAATVVNNCAAALFIILNTLANRRKVIISRGELVQIGGGFRIPDILKRSGAALVEVGTTNITTVSDYEAAAAAGAAMILKVHKSNFIQAGFTQEVPLKELIGLGRKFELPVVNDLGSGVFIPTRDVLGYAEPTVQQSVRAGADLTCFSGDKMLGGMQAGLIVGRADLIARVKKNPIFRTVRVDKVVFAVLERLLAIYLNGTHCSDIKLWSLLSVPVGELKKRAAAVLARLGNPDGVTVRETPAFMGGGALPESEIPSVGLEFSNKYDPGMLMSRLRAGDPPIVGRVEKDRFLLDLKAVDVQDLDVLISAIRQVIT, via the coding sequence ATGGCCAAAACTGAAATAACCAGACTTCGCGATTTCCCTTCCGTGGAGGAATTGCTGCAGGCGCCTTCGCTGCGGCGCGAGATCGCTTCGCTGCCGCGACCGGTGGCCGCCGAGATCGTAAAGCAGACGGTGGCATCGTTCAAAACCCGGTTGAAGGGCCAGGCGGCTGGTATCACCGTGGAAGAGCTGCATGGCGCGTTACGCACCAGACTGACGCAGGCTAAACGAAGAGAGATTCGGCGCGTTATCAATGCATCCGGGATCATCGTGCATACGAATCTCGGACGGGCGCCGCTGTCGGAGGAGTTGTTCGACGCCGTTAAAGAGACGGTCCTCGGTTACGGCAACGTTGAATTCGATCTTGACCGGGGCGCGAGGGGAGAACGCGGTTCTGCCTGCGAGTCGTACCTGGCGACGCTTTCGGGGGCCGAGGCTGCGACCGTTGTGAACAACTGTGCGGCCGCGCTCTTCATTATCCTCAACACGCTGGCCAACCGGCGAAAAGTCATCATCTCGAGGGGTGAACTGGTCCAGATCGGCGGCGGCTTTCGTATCCCCGACATCCTGAAGCGTTCGGGAGCGGCCCTGGTTGAGGTCGGCACGACCAATATCACCACCGTCTCCGACTACGAGGCGGCTGCGGCCGCCGGTGCCGCCATGATACTGAAAGTGCACAAGAGTAATTTCATTCAGGCAGGCTTCACTCAGGAAGTGCCGTTAAAGGAGCTCATCGGACTCGGCAGAAAATTCGAGCTGCCGGTGGTGAATGACCTCGGCAGCGGCGTCTTTATCCCGACTCGGGACGTCCTTGGCTACGCGGAGCCGACTGTGCAGCAGTCAGTCCGGGCCGGGGCCGACCTGACCTGCTTCTCCGGCGATAAGATGCTCGGCGGCATGCAGGCGGGCCTCATCGTGGGACGCGCCGACCTGATAGCCCGCGTCAAAAAGAACCCGATTTTCCGGACGGTGCGCGTCGACAAGGTCGTCTTCGCCGTCCTGGAACGCCTGCTTGCGATCTACCTTAACGGCACGCACTGCTCGGACATCAAGTTGTGGTCGCTGCTGTCTGTTCCCGTTGGCGAACTGAAGAAACGCGCGGCTGCGGTCCTTGCCAGGCTCGGCAACCCGGACGGCGTGACTGTTCGTGAGACGCCGGCCTTCATGGGCGGCGGCGCCCTGCCGGAATCCGAAATCCCTTCCGTGGGTTTGGAGTTCTCCAACAAGTACGACCCCGGCATGCTCATGTCTCGACTGCGCGCGGGCGATCCGCCGATAGTCGGCAGGGTGGAAAAGGACCGCTTTCTGCTCGACCTCAAGGCGGTCGACGTCCAGGACCTGGATGTGCTGATTTCGGCGATCCGGCAGGTGATCACGTGA